The nucleotide window taacaatagaaccatttttggtgccatacagaACTCTTCTCTTAAAGGCACTATACAGAAACCGTCTATAGCACATTTtcaatcaatctgaagaactccttcatgatgcaaagaaccctttaattattaatctgtaaaaggttttttttttgacttatcaatgtaaatataaaaccattttcATTACTAAATAACCATTTCAAACTTACCTCTAACACACGCTGTCaaacctctcacacacaccatcttaccctctcacactcaccatcaaactCTGACACACCATCAAGCCCTTTTATACACACCATTgaacttctcacacacaccatcaaatgctctcacactcaccattaaactttctctcacacacaccatcaaaccctctcataCGCACCATCAATCCATTGTTTTTAAGTTGAAATAtttccaataaataaattaaaattaaaactgtAAACTATACAATTCTCTTCATAGGTCAGGTACCTTGCCACCTTAGGGGGGCATTCCCTTGGAGATTCAGTAAGACGTACAATGCGCACAATTGCATCCTCAAGAATATGGGCTTCATTTagtctgaaaggaaggaaagGGATAATCTCACTTCAGAATCTAACCATTTACAGAGTAataatgagtgagtgtattTCTCTGTACTTGCGAGCTTAAATGTTTATGGAAAAAATCAATGTTGATtgggtttaaaaatgtatgcttCATCTATGCAGAGGCAGTGATGAGAAGCCAACCAGGATCAAATGCAGCAGACATTGAGGCTCACATAGCTGAAACTCTGAAGCATGCACCAGGGATTGCACGACGAAAAGGGAATGTAAGTAAAAATCtagtgaaacatgcagtgtgtAAGATTTAGGGGATTTATTAGCAGAAATGCAATATAGAGTACAAAACCATATGCTTATTAGAGTATAATCACCTGTAACTACAAATCTGTGTGCTAGAAGCATTATGAGAAGCATCATTAGGTATTAGaagtagggatgcaccgatttttattttttcagcatTTGTTTGACAGTAAATCATACTTTAAGGAGGCAAAAACACTGCACAGTTTGCATTAGGTCTTTGTACCAGTCAGATGTCAGTCACTTCTACTGTTAACCTTTCACACTTCCAGTCCCATATACTCGAATCCTCACCTAGGACCGTTTCTGGAATTAGTTGGGCAAGAAGCTCATAGTTGGTTTACTTTCACATACAAAAACTCCATCTGAACCTTGGATTGATTTCGTAATTTCATACATCACTTTTCTGTAGGTTGGCAAATTGGCAGGAAGCTTCATGCtgatttccattattttttgtTGGATATAAACACTCTTTTGGGAGTTATAACACTCTTTTGGCTTTTGGGATGCATGGCATTTCACAGTGCATGACCACGTGCAAACAAGGAGCCGCTCTCCAAAGCAATAAAAAATTAGATAAAAGTTTTTTAGATGGTTATGTTCAAGAGTCACAGAACATGAATTCAGTGATCATTTTCATAGATGATGATGTTTGGTCATGCAGGTGCTGCAGCTCGAGACATGCGTTTTCGGCCTTGCTCTCAGTACATGCACCAAACTTGTATCTTATATCTGtgcagtagaaaaaaaaaacgaaagaaTGAGCCCCACTAAAAACTTGGATAGGTGCAGAGAAGATGGGGATTGTTCTGAGAGCCATGTACACCAGAAGGGAGGGATTTTCCAATTCACTGCTACATGTCACTAAATCTTACACAGTGCTCCTTATATGGCAATTGTAGCACAATTATAGGGATACAAGCAATGTTCATCACTTTTGAATTGTCTCATTTCCTCCCCTCCACAGCCTTTGGCGAACTCAGACCCAGTGGAATCTGAATCACCATCTTATAATTTCTTTACTTCTACATGAACATTTTCCATCCTCACTGTTCCTTAGAATTCaacagactgtttttgttgtatgaataaatgaactttgtTCTGACTGACTCCTGTTTattgtgctctgtgtttaaaaTTTGTTCTTAATTTCAATGTGAGTGGATGGAGCTTAACTGTTATAaagagtgtatgtttgtgtttgtgtgtaatgtgtataaACGTGCATActctttttgtaaaattatttttgattaaaatgcattctgaattttattgtgattatctgatatttattatgtttgtgtaatgctTGTAGTTATGTTTTGCATCATTGTAATTTTGGAAACAAAACTATGACAAGTACATTATCATGtaattatgctgaaatatgaaaacaaaatggatgaCATAGATTAAATTATGATATCTCGTTTTTTAAGTATCTCTGTTCTGGCCACAGTAATGTCCATATTTTGTAACAGACTAAAATTATTGATGATGTGGATCAGGAAAAATGCACTGACAATGTTACTATGAGAAATATAGAGCAGTATTTGCATAATGTGATGTAACTTTATGTCTACTTTGTGACTATGAATGAGTAATTACATTTTAGGTTGTCAGAATGTTGCAGAATACAGGAAAGGGGCCTTCTGGAATGTTGCAAATCTGTTGCTGAATGGTAGTGTAATGTTGCACAAAAACGTTGTGACAACCCTATAAAGTGTTTCATTTTGACTTTCTGACAATATTTACACAACGTTCCAAATGACTAATGTAGTGGTTTTTACCACGTTGTGAATACGTAGTTCCATATGGTATTTACGTGTTAACGCGTTATGAACGTGtcaacacgttaagtttgtgtatttcgtgaatcatgatgctttactgccacctactggtgtatcgcgttattgctgaaacaacataaagccttaacttaccaaataacggaatcataaagaggaaggtgctataaaaaggcccaagacgattgaacagttagaggcctgtattagacatgaatgggagagcattcctatttctacacttgagaaactggtctcctctgtccccagacgtctgttgagtgttgtaagaagaaggggggatgccacacagtggtaaaatggccttgttccaactttttataataatatatcatTATATTGTCAACACACTTTAAAAGTTATGTCCCAGAGCAACAGTTTAGAATGATGAGCTACAACATGAAAATGATAAACTTCTCCTCTGTGTCTACATTAACTCttaaatatggaaaaaaaagcaatggtAAATAGGTCATAGATTATTGAAGAAATTCTGCATTGCTTTGGCTTCCATTGTTTACATGTTCTAGTAAGTGGCTTTAGGTAAGAATTGCGCTTAATTGACTAAGTAAATAATGTTGTTTTTTCCCAGTTTTCATGGTGTTTTCCTTTATAGGAAAATATAACATTACATATAATATTACATAaggtatttttgtatttattgtatttatgtcCAATGTTGACCTCACACACATCTGAAAAGCAAATTGCTAATGCATAATTAATAACATTCACTCTACACCTTCCAGTATTTGGATAATCTAATACCATGGAGGTTTAGACTTTAGGACTAcgttgtagttttttttgtttgtttgttttttgttgttcgtttgttttgtttttttcatgaaGTGTTTCTCACCTGAAACTCCTGGTGACGTTGCTTTTCTAAtgtctgtgagtgaatatgGGTTCTGTTACTAAAGAGTACACtgctttctttgttttgtttttgtttaccatTCTTTTTAATGAAAAGCAAACAAATTTCTGGGGAGACACCTGTAGACCACTGACTTTAGACTAAGGATAACGTACTGTTCACTGAGGGCttcagtatttttaaatatggctCAGCCAAGGCCTGGAGATACAGCACAATAGAAGAGCTCTTAAAACACTCCTACAATGCACAACATCTGTTGTAGTTTAACAAAAATTTAATGTCTTGTGTAGAATCACTTACAGCTTTGTTTTTTCAGACGTCTTATATGCTGCATCTATTTCATCTCATTAGTTACCTCAAAGACTTTCCTTCACTGAATCAGTCGGACTCGAGTCTAGTGCAGCTCTCCTGACTCAGCAGAGACCAAATGAATTATAGTATAGAGTACCATAGTTAGAAGAGAGAATCAACACCAGAGTTTATTAATTAGAGCAAATACAGAGAACAGCAACCTACAATCTACAAATAAAAAACGTATATAAAAACTCTGTAAATCTACACAGCAGAATAAATCTACAGTGTTACAGTGTTTTTGTTACAAAGATCAAAATAATAGTCTGTAATGTAGAGgttcaagaaaataattaatatgtaCAGACACATCTACACATCATGTGTTGCCAGAATGAGTTGAAAAATATCTTTAAAGCCTCTTAAAAATAACGAGAAAATGTACCATAATCCCAGTTATATATTAATAGTTTTCATACTAAACTTGTCTTTCTTATTAAAACTATGCTGAGGAagaaatgaatattaattatcaGCATGATTTTGAGCAGCTTGTATCCTCTTCTACATCTCTAaaggaaaaaaagcaaacatcatcagacattatttattcactgttaatATTCAGACATTGACGAATATAAGTCCATTACTGACCCTCGTCTGTGCAGATGAAGTTGAGTTTctgattctgtaacagactgatCCACTCTTTACTTCCAGACTGTATCGCTCCTGATCTTTCTCCTCCTGTGCAGTCTTCCAGCCCTGTCCCGTTCCCCGGGGCCCAGTTCTGGTAGCACAGGGACTCTCCACTCACCCAGAACCAGAAGTTCAAGGTGCAGGTGTGACGCAGACCCAGCCACACATTAGCAGTGGAGGCATAATTAACTGCAGTCTTCACCCACTGCTGGATTGTCTCGTTATGAACAGAGACCAGGTCCACGTGGTGCGTTCTGCAGTAATTTAGAGCGTCTTTCCATGTCTTGGTTTCATTAACCAGAGTCAGTGGACCTGCGAAGAAATGAGAATAAAGACTTCTGAGCTTTCTTTGTCTAAAGTATAGAGTCAGTTGTGTGTTTCattgtgtttctgtttctgtgtgtttcagtgttggTTTCTGCAGTTTATCACTCCATTACTTTTTTCAGAATTCTGCTTTAAAGTCCTCACTCAGTGCAACTGctttaaacacaattttaaactgaaatatactgaacataaatataaaggcaacacttttgtttttgctcccatttttcatgagctcacctcaaagatctaagactttttctatgaacacaaaaggcctttttctctcaaatattgttcaTAAATCATAAAAAATGGGAGGAAAAACCAAAGTGTTgcctttatatttttgttcagtataaATGCACCTCATGTACTGCATATTATTACCTTATATTACTCACTTTTGTAGCAGACAAATGGATTTAGGTTATGGCAGCGAGCATTATTCCACTGGTTTTTATCCCATAATTGCACACAGTCTTCACCCAAATTGTTGTCTGGCTGTCCCGGATGCCAGTCCCTGTACGAGGAGTTACTCCCATCTGACCACACCCAGGTCTGGAAACAAATTAATACCTGATCAGTAGAGAGTCCTCCACAAATATATGAACCCCTGATAAACACAAGCAAGACGAAcactaaaacattatttaatgcTGATCTTTTGATGTCTCCTTAAAAATAtgacttaaaaaatgtattctttCCTTGAGGTTATATgcgaaaatatttaattaaactaaaaGCGTTAAATGAAACAAAGTACTGTCAAAATTAATGCATTAACGTACACAGGGCTTTAgtgcattacattttttaactctaattattcattttcaaaatttggcCACGACTCCTTTTACAGAGCCTAGTGAGAAAGTAGCGCTATTATTTaaagatgtaaacacagcacagtTACAATGTTGAGATCAGAAAGTCAGTTACATTGTATTTGTGCTGAAATATGCATTAAATCTAAAAACTAACTCCAACAAATCAtcttcatattctctctctctctctctctctctctctctctctctctctctctcacacacacacacaaacacacacacacacacacacacacaaacaagcattttttatttaatatccaTTATAAAAAACTCATTTCTTACATAGGCAAGATGCGATTAATTGCTACAAATTCTGTGATTCTTTTGTTCACTGTTTTGCTAATTCATCAACAGCACTATGGAAATATAAAGGGGAGAGAACGATTATGGCATTTGTCTGAGAATCTGTGGTTTTCTTtcaatcttttaaaaaatattttacctacagcacaaatgtaaatgtaacattctACATCAATGTCTTTAGCTAAATTAGGAGTTGAGCTAAAAGCAGTCAGTCACCACACTAGACTTGAAGCTGTTTCCTAAGAAGAAATGGGGCTCCAAATTTGCTTTCCAGctgagagctgtgtgtttgtgatctatCATCTCTAATCACCCAGCATCAGAACTACTCTTCCAGCATCGAATGTGAAGCCTTTACAGTGGATTAGAATCTGTTACAGAGGACAAACTCCCATTTAAAACCCTGCAGTTTAGAAAATACAATGGATGAACCTAAGTCCACAAACTTTAGGCCACACATTGTATATGAAATAGGTGCAGGTTGTTACATTAGATCATTATCACACACTGTGGCCAAGAGAAAGTAACtataaaacatgtttctttAATGTTAATTGTGTTAATGTCAATGCATAATACACTCCTCTAAATATTAATGTACATGTTCTTACAGAGTTGTTGCCTGGTGGAACTGTCGGCCCGAATAGTCCTATCCAGTAACGGCTTGATGTCTGATTGACCAGAGCTATTAAAACATCCATCTCCTCTTGGCTCTCAATGGTGGCCAGGTCAGTGTAGTTCTGTCTGCAGTATTTCTGAGCTTCAGTCCAGTTCTTTTCTTCATTCACCAGATAAAACTGACGAGGCAGACCCAGAGAAAGAGTCCACAGACCTGCAGAGATTAAAACCTCTCGTCAGCACAGCAGTACAGTTCTGAAACAGCAGAGTTAAACAGATCATTATGAACTAACACTGACCTGAGAACAGCAGGAGGaaacacagagaggaacccatgactgtggagaagaagaaagagagagaacacagactttaaacATTACATCAGTCTTTAGTGTCAGTTCATTATTAATTCATGCTGCTGATCTGAATATATTTTGCTAGAACCACAGTTAGAGAACTGAGAAGAGCACTAGTCTCGGCACTAGTTTTCTTCAATGTCCTACATATATCTTACAGCCATCAGTTAATTCTTTATGCATTTAATACATTGTTGTGATTGCTTTGTATATTTGAATGCTTCAGACGACTGGTCCCTAACTCACTGTAAACTATTCTGATTTTGCACTTTTCTCTGGAATGCTGCTGTTCACTTTCAGAATGAGTGAATTGTAATTGAGTTCATCAGAAAATTTAGCTGAAATTCCCCTTAAAGTGGATAGTGTCCTAAACCTGGAGAAATGGTTGTTGCGTATAAAACCATCTTTTAGAGACAGTGATTTATAACCCCAAATCTGAGGGATATAGTGGGTGTAGAGGCTTTGAACAGACAAACCCTGTTTACAAAAATGTTAAGacgctgtgcaaaatgtaaagaaaaactgaaagcaatgatgtactaatcatttaaaaactatatttaactgaaagcagcacaaagacaatattttaatgttgacCCTGAGAAAGTTTATTGTGTTTGATAAATATTTGCCAGTTTTGAACTCGATGCCAGTAACACATTATAAATATGTTGGGTTTTGGCTAAAAAACAAAGAGCGATCAatttgtgtaatgctacaaaaatATAACTACACACATTATCCCTGAGAACTCTACCAAATGGTTTTATATGCAATAAccattttgcacagcatcccaGATTTTCTGGAAATTGAGTttttatttggtatttttgaCTTATGTCTAAATATGTAAGacagattattttatttaaaaatgtaggtTTTTAGTGTGGatacaaaacacagaacagtgTCAGCACTTCTAAAGTAGTGACCTTTGGGGGCAGCCGTgaccttgaggttagagaagagAGCTTGAGCTCAGAGGGTcggaggtgcccttgagcaaggaacctaacccccaaactacTCCCCGGACGCCAAGGTGTTTGTCAGGCCCctgctccagttgtgtgtgtgttcactgcctctagtgtgtgtttatgtgttcgctaccacggatgggtcaaatgcagagaagcaatatCCCTAAGAGGAACAATATGCTTTCATGTCATCACCCTTTTACTCCTGCATCCTGTAGTGCATCACTATAGCCCCACAATCCTGTCCCTTCCCCCAGTTCTTCTTCTTGCTGAGCACATGAAGGTCCCCACTCTAGTTTTGTTCCCCAGCCTCGCCTCCTTCACACACCCAGACAAGCAGCTGTGTCCTCAAACACATCAACCTCTCGCACATACTCCATCTCTGTCTGGACTGTGGCTAAACATCAGCAAGATGTAAAAATCTCTTTTGCCACGatattaaagtgtttttttctagCTATTTGTGACCAATTGAAGATAAACAGTGCTTGTTCTTCTGTGATGGTGTAGACTGATGACGTTAACACACCGTTTTCACTCTGGTACCTCCGGTGCACTCTGAAGTGAAGAGGACAGTGACATCTCTACTTGTAGTGCCCAGACCCCATGCTCCTAAGACCCTGAAAAGTCTATTATTTGCCTTagttttcttcatcttcaataACGTTATCAGCTTGCCTTTTGCTTCACGACTGTAGTTCTGATTTGACCTCCTATATTTACTACATTATGAGGGAAATTTAAAACAATTCTAAgggccttttttatttttttttagtttcaatattaatttattaaactttCATCATGCATAAAAcagtatttaaattttattttgttttcgtCGTTTAGCAAAAGTTATATTATTGTGTTACATACAGGAGTTTAGAACAAGTCATTTTTGATGAGGAACTAATTAGTTTCATTTCTTAAATTATAGTCAGTAGAATATAGAACAAACACTTAAACTAATCTTTTAAACTGTTATTTAGGTGCGAAGTACATCAAAAGCATCTATAAAGGAAAGGCTTAATTCATAACTGATAACATATTGAATCTAGAACGCCAAGTATTTGAAGAATCTAACACCGTTTTAGACTTTAGAACTAAGGTTATTATTCACATGAGGAAATATTTTAACAATGATATTTTCTCACCTGAAACTCCCGGTGATGTTGCCTTTctagtgtctgtgagtgaatatgGGTTCTGTTACTAAAGAGTACACTTCTTTCTTTGTTGTGATGGTGATTTACATGAAGGCTCACTGCAGGCAAATATGTGCACGCagtgaattcattcatttaatgaaaagaaaatatttttagcaACCAATTAGTAGGCACCTGTACATGACTGACTTCAGATGTGTTTGAATACGTTTGGTGTAGAATCTTTTACAGCATACTTTGTGTTTTCAGGGTTTAAAACACTGCAACTGTTTTGATCTCATTATTTACTAGACTTTTCTTTGTTGAATCAGTTGGACTGGAGTCAAATGCAGCTCTCCTGAAGTAGCAGAGAGTTCAAAAACCAAGTGAATCATAAACAAATACCACAAATATTACAAGAAACATCATAAAATACCACAAAAATCTTCAACAGTCTTAGAAGTGTGATGAATAAACACCAGAGTTTATTAATTAGAgcaaacacagaaaaaagcAACCTGTGATCTACAaaccaaaatatatattaatacaaaccggatttcaaaaaagttgggacactaaagaaattgtgaataaaaactgaatgcaatgatgtggagatggcaaatgtcaatattttattcgtaatagaacatagatgacagatcaaaagtttaatctgagtaaatgtaacattttaaaggaaacatttgttgattcaaaatttcacagtgtcaacaaatcccaaaaaagctgggacaagtaacaataagtggctggaaaaaggaaattgagcatataatgaacagctggaagaccaattaacactaattatgtcaattgacaacatgactgggtacaaaaagagcttctcagagtgttagtgtctctctgaagccaagatggtaagaggatcaccaattccaccattgttgcgcagaaagatagtgcagtaataccagaatggtgttacccagcgtaaaatagcaaagacatTTAAGTTaccatcatcaaccgtgcataacatcatcaaaagattcagagaatctggaacaattgctgtcaAGCAAGGGTCAAGggcgtaaaactctactggatgctaaTGATTACCGGGCcattaaacgtcactgcacctcaaacaggaatgccactgtgaaggaaataacagaatgggctcaggaatacttccgccgttgccagctgaaactctacaatgcaaagaggaagccatttctaagcaagctccacaagctcagacgtttgcactgggccaggggtcttttaaaatggagtgtgtcaaaatggaagactgttctgtggtcagatgagtcactatttgaagttctttatagaacactgggacgccatgtcatccggaccagagaggacaaggataacccaagttgttatcaacgctccgttcagaagcctgcatcactgatggtatgggtttgcatgagtgcttgtggcatgggcagcttgcatcatctggaaaggcaccattaatgcagagaactatgttcaggttcaagaacaacatatgctcccatctagacgtcatctctttcagggaagaccctgcatttttcaacaagataatgccagaccacattctgcagcaatcacaacatcatggctacgtaggagaaggatcgggtactgaaatggcggcctgcagtccagatctttcacctatagagaacatttggcacatcataaagaggaaggtgcgacaaagaaggcccaagacgattgaacagttagaggcctgtattagacatgaatgggagagcattcctatttctaaacttgagaaactggtctcctctgtccccagatgtctgagtgttgtaagaagaaggggggatgccacacagtggtaaaaaatggccttgtcccagcttttttgggatttgttgacgccatgaaattttgaaacaacatatttttcccttaaaataatacattctctcagtttaaacttttgatctgtgatttgtgttctattctgaataaaatattagctgttggcatctccacatcattgcattcagtttttattcacaatttgtttagtgtcccaacttttttggaatctggtttgtaaataataataaaaacctaactctgctgggatttttttttttcaaaataaaagactcTAGCATTCAGGCTCAATAAAAGAATAAAGCTGTAAAATATATACTTATTTTCCACACATATGTTGCCAGAATgagttaaaaatatttctaaagTGTCTTAACAATGACAGGAAAATATACCAtaatctcattcattcattcattcattatctgtaagcgcttatccaattcagggtcgcggtaggtccagagcctacctggaatcattgggcgcaaggcggggaatacaccctggagggggtgccagtcattcacagggcaactcagacacacacacattcactcacacattcacacctacggacactttggagtcaccaatccacctaccaacgtgtgtttttggaccgtggcaagaaaccggagcacctggaggaaactcatgcgggagaacacaccaaactcctcacagacgcacactgagctgtgtgacagcaacactactgctgcaccacagtgatGCCCAATAAATTATATGGTCTAGTTATTTCTGAGCTTTCTTTGTCTAAAATATAGAATCActtgtgtgtttcagtgttggTTTCTGCAGTTTATcacttaattatttttttcagaattctGCTTTTAAGTCCTCACTCAGTGCAACTGCtttaaacacagttttaaaGTAAAGTAAATGAACCTGTAACTCCTGTACTGCATATTACTACCTTATATTACTCACTTTTGTAGCAGACAAATGGATTTAGGAAATGGCTGCCAGCATCATTCCACTGGTTGTTAGTATATAATTGCACACAGACATCACCCAAAACGTTGTTTGGCTCTCCCTGATACCAGTCCCTGTACGAGGAGTTACTCCCATCTGACCACACCCAGGTCTGGAAACAAATTAATACCTGATCAGTACAGAGTCCTCAACAAATATTTACACCCCTGATAAACACGAGCAAGACAGACtctaaaaaacattatttaatgtttGATGATTCCTTAAAAATATGACTGATGAAATAAAAATCTATACTATTCTTTGAGGTTATATGAAAGAAGAAATAGAAAAAATTAATCATTTTCtaaatttggccacaacttcctcCAATAATTGACTCCTTTTACAGAGACTAGTGAGATAGTAGCGGTTTTATTTAAAGATGTAAACACAGTTACAATGTTGAGAT belongs to Hoplias malabaricus isolate fHopMal1 chromosome 9, fHopMal1.hap1, whole genome shotgun sequence and includes:
- the LOC136707287 gene encoding C-type lectin BML-2-like, whose protein sequence is MGSSLCFLLLFSGLWTLSLGLPRQFYLVNEEKNWTEAQKYCRQNYTDLATIESQEEMDVLIALVNQTSSRYWIGLFGPTVPPGNNSTWVWSDGSNSSYRDWHPGQPDNNLGEDCVQLWDKNQWNNARCHNLNPFVCYKSPLTLVNETKTWKDALNYCRTHHVDLVSVHNETIQQWVKTAVNYASTANVWLGLRHTCTLNFWFWVSGESLCYQNWAPGNGTGLEDCTGGERSGAIQSGSKEWISLLQNQKLNFICTDEGQ